The Streptococcus oralis region TGTCAGAACGGCCTGAATAGCATCTTCTTCTGAGTCAAAGACCTTAGCTGGTCCAACGTGACGACGCACCTTAACACCTGATACCTTGGCAACCGCACCATCAGGAGCGAGGTTCCCGTTCAAGATGATAAGCGGACCATCTGCACGTTTTGGATTTTCAAGTGGCATGATGACTTTTTGACCTGGTGTGAGGTCTGCAAAGTCGGCCAAGTTCTCAGCGACTGTCTTACCAGTACATGTGATGCGGTCTCCGTGAAGGAAACCATTCGCTAAGAGATATTTCATAACCGCAGGGACACCACCGACTTCGTAGAGGTCTTGGAAGACATACTGACCAGATGGTTTCAAGTCGGCCAAGTGAGGCACACGCTCTTGGATTGTATTGAAGTCCTCAAGTGACAAGTCAACATTAGCCGCATGGGCAATGGCAAGCAAGTGAAGAGTGGCATTTGTAGAACCACCGAGAGCCATCGTTACAGTGATGGCATCTTCAAAGGCTTCACGAGTCAAGATATCTGATGGTTTGAGACCAAGTTCCAACATCTTGACAACAGCACGTCCTGCTGCTTCGATATCTTCTTTCTTGTCGGCTGATTCAGCTGGGTGAGAGGAAGATCCTGGCAAACTCATACCTAGAACTTCAATAGCAGTCGCCATGGTATTAGCTGTATACATACCACCACAGCCACCAGGGCCAGGGCAGGCATTACATTCGAGACGTTTCACGTCCTCAGCTGTCATGTCACCGTGGTTCCATTTTCCGATTCCCTCAAAAACAGAAACCAAGTCAATGTCTTTGCCATCAAGATTTCCCGGTGCAATAGTTCCACCATAGGCGAAAATGGCTGGAATATCCATATTAGCAATGGCAATCATAGAACCAGGCATGTTCTTATCACAGCCACCGATAGCGACGAAGGCATCGACGTTGTGACCACCCATCGCCGCCTCGATAGAGTCCGCAATGATATCACGAGATGTTAGAGAGAAACGCATACCAGGCGTTCCCATGGCAATCCCGTCCGCTACGGTAATGGTACCAAACTGAACAGGCCAAGCGCCTGCGGATTTGACACCTTCTTTAGCCAATTTCCCGAAATCATGCAAGTGGATGTTACATGGTGTATTTTCCGCCCAAGTCGAAATCACTCCCACAATCGGTGTTTCAAAGTCCTTATCTGTCATACCAGTCGCACGCAGCATGGCACGGTTTGGTGATTTAACCATGCTGTCATAAATGCTACTGCGGTGACGTTTATCTAATTCAGTCATTTGTTCCCTCCCATTTCAGTTTTTACTATTATAGCACATTTTAAAGGCAATGAACAGAAGAAAATTCTTGAATTTTCAGAAAATTTCGATTAATTTGATTGAATGACTTCTAATTTTTTCATCTTTTTTTGTCAAGTAACTTTACTTTACAAAAAAAATGTGTTATCCTAGTATGGTTGATGAAAATCACTAGATTGAATCGAATTTAAATACCTAAAGGAGAAATCAAAATGGCAGTACCTGCACGTCGCACTTCAAAAGCGAAGAAAAACAAACGTCGTACACACTACAAAGTAACAGCTCCATCTGTAAACTTTGACGAAACTACTGGAGATTACTCACGTTCTCACCGCGTATCACTTAAAGGATACTACAAAGGACGTAAAATCGCTAAAGCTGCATCAGCTGAATAATAGAAGGGAGATATCATGCGCGTAAATATCACACTTGAACACAAAGAATCTGGTGAACGCTTGTACCTTACTTCTAAAAACAAACGTAACACTCCAGACCGTCTTCAATTGAAGAAATACTCACCAAAACTTCGCAAGCACGTTGTGTTTACAGAGGTTAAATAGTGGGTCATTACGTTTCAGTAGAAACGAAAAAACCTTGATTTAACGCGATTCTTGAATTTTCAAAGTTCAATGTATTGCAATAAAAATCAACCGAATGGCTACATTTTTGACTACATTTTTTGTGAAATAAATTAGATGTTCGGATATATAGAAAACGCTCTAGCTATATTTGTACTGACCCCAAAAAGTTAGACAATTAATTTATCCAAAGGATTTAGTTCTGTACTGCACAGGACTAAGTCCTTTTAGTTTTTTCTTAATTCGTTTATTGTTGTAGTAATCAATATAGTCTACAATG contains the following coding sequences:
- the rpmF gene encoding 50S ribosomal protein L32, whose amino-acid sequence is MAVPARRTSKAKKNKRRTHYKVTAPSVNFDETTGDYSRSHRVSLKGYYKGRKIAKAASAE
- the ilvD gene encoding dihydroxy-acid dehydratase, with amino-acid sequence MTELDKRHRSSIYDSMVKSPNRAMLRATGMTDKDFETPIVGVISTWAENTPCNIHLHDFGKLAKEGVKSAGAWPVQFGTITVADGIAMGTPGMRFSLTSRDIIADSIEAAMGGHNVDAFVAIGGCDKNMPGSMIAIANMDIPAIFAYGGTIAPGNLDGKDIDLVSVFEGIGKWNHGDMTAEDVKRLECNACPGPGGCGGMYTANTMATAIEVLGMSLPGSSSHPAESADKKEDIEAAGRAVVKMLELGLKPSDILTREAFEDAITVTMALGGSTNATLHLLAIAHAANVDLSLEDFNTIQERVPHLADLKPSGQYVFQDLYEVGGVPAVMKYLLANGFLHGDRITCTGKTVAENLADFADLTPGQKVIMPLENPKRADGPLIILNGNLAPDGAVAKVSGVKVRRHVGPAKVFDSEEDAIQAVLTDEIVDGDVVVVRFVGPKGGPGMPEMLSLSSMIVGKGQGDKVALLTDGRFSGGTYGLVVGHIAPEAQDGGPIAYLRTGDIVTVDQDTKEISMAVSEEELEKRKAETTLPPLYSRGVLGKYAHIVSSASRGAVTDFWNMDKSGKK
- the rpmG gene encoding 50S ribosomal protein L33 gives rise to the protein MRVNITLEHKESGERLYLTSKNKRNTPDRLQLKKYSPKLRKHVVFTEVK